From the Hevea brasiliensis isolate MT/VB/25A 57/8 chromosome 13, ASM3005281v1, whole genome shotgun sequence genome, the window ctaaacaatatatatacataaataatTTGAACAAAtagaatttattaataaaaaaggttCTAATTAATTTAGAAGTACTTTTCCAAAAAGTTAGAATGGGATTATTTAAAAAAAGTTGgcaatattttattttatgttttcgAAATTTATAGCTTGATTacattttttttgaaattaaaatttctagTATTATAAATAGCATAAAAGATGAagggtatttttttttttgttagtttACAAATttgtttattatatattattgttgTTGTAGATAGATTAATGTTGAGCTTCAAGAGTCGATATTTGCTAATAAGGGCTCAAGTCTTAACAATTTTTACATTTTTTAAGTAGTGTTTAATTATTGGCATTCACTAATGTTGTGCAGTTCTCACTATTATagtattaaaagaagaaaagagaaaaaccatattctgCTCCAAGATGAGCCaacaagtaatatatatatatatatatatacatatatatatatatataggtgtgtgtgtgtgtgtgtgtgtgtgtgtgtgtgtgtgtgtgtgtgtgtgtgtgtgttaagaTAGATGTTAGTTGGCTTACCTTCTTTGAGGAAGAGTATAGATGTTAGTTGGCTTACCTTCTTTGAGGAAGAGTATCCTGCGATTTGAATTTCTTTGTGCAGTTTTTTCCAGAAGAAGAACATACTAGAATCTCCTTCTATGAAAGAAGGCGAATCGGAATGATAAGCATTATATAGATGGACAGGCGTATTCTCTTTAGCATCTTTCCCATTTAAAAGGTAAATCAATGATGAATGTTGGAGCAATGCTTTTAGTACTTCATCACTTTTGCCAATCACTGCATAGTGAAGAACATTCCAGCCTCTAATGTCAGTAAGTTCGCAGCAACCTGGGCATTTAGAAATGATCATTTCCACTCCGTCTTTGAAGTCTCGACAGGCTGCAATGTGAAGAGCAGTTCTCTTCCCATCTTTATCGGCAATGTAAGCTGTAGATATATCCTTATCTAATAGCTTTTGGACTGCACGTGCTCTACATTTATACACAGCATAGTGGAGTGGAGTCCAACCTTTGTCATCTGTTTGTTTGGCCAAGCTACTCCATTTGTCCAACAGCGCGTCTATCATACATGGATAACAGTCTACAAAaccaaaatcataatttttaatatCAAGATCCTTAATTTATTATCAAAGTTTTTAAAGATGATGGGAAATTGACaattaattatttctttttattttataaaaaaattagaatttccaCTACAATAAATATTGAATTTAATGATACAACTGTCAtgcaaatttatttatttaatgcaaaaaatcagaatttaaaattaatactttttcattaaaattttttcctATATAAAGTAAAAATACATATTATCTTAGCCTGGTCACCCCAAGTTAGtagaaagttaaaaaattaaaggttaaatattACCTCTTTATAAAGGATAATTATTAACTTAAACCgtccaaaattaatatttaacctcccaaaaaagtataaatattaatgagTTGAAAAATCAACTTAATCTCTTTTAACTATTCAAACAATATTAATAAAGATTAAAAGTTATAAGAATAACAATTATCTTACCAACGCGCTCTTACTGTATTTTTTAatccatttttaaaaaaaaattcaaatataataaataaaagtgGAGGGAAGGAATATCATTTTAATCACAAATGCACTCTATTGATATGGGGAAACATGCATTTATCATTAAAATTAGAGTTTATTATACTAATGGAATGTATTAAATGGATATTAATAGATGCGAAATAAACCTTAATGGGTTTATCATTAATAATATTGATTAAATGGTCTATGTTTCCTACATATTAtctctataaaaaaaattaaaaaaggaaaaaaaaaaagaagttgcaTAGAAAGATATTCGCAACTCACGTCTTCTTGATATACATGAACTTTTGGAGTAGCGGCGGTGCATTGTTGCCACATGTAATGCCGTTTTACCATTGGGGCCGCCATAAGCCAGTGACTGTGAATTGCTTCTATTCAATAGTTCAAGAACTATCTTTTCACATCCATTTTGAGCAGCCAGGTAAAGCGGAGTTTCCCCATAATTATTGGCAGAATATGAATACAAAGGATCTTCATTACTCAATATTGCTTTCACGACACCCAGACTTTTTCCATTTCGTGCAGCTTCATGTAAGGCCGTCTCTCCATTTCTATTTTTCATTCTTAACAACTCCCTTACTGCTACAATTTCTCTCTCTCTTGGCCCTTCTCCGCTCTCTATAGCAATTTCATTATGCATTGAAGCCTTTGCCCATTTGATTAGCTCTTCTGCTACATCAGCATGCCCGTACCTAGCTGCAATGTGCAACGGAGTATCACCGTGGACATTTACATCCCGTAACAGTGACGGACAATTGCGAAGTACCTTTTTTATAAACTTGGTGGATCTTTTATCCGAAGAGGTAAGGTAGATATGCAATATTGTGTTTTTATTTGAGGTGAGTAGGCTAGGAAGAGTCCTTCGATAATCCTTGAATGGTTTAAAATTGCCTTCTGCTGCCGCCTTCTGCAAGTGATCATCAATGTGTGTGTAAACTTCCATTTGCTGCTGCTGGTGGTGGTTATTGTTACCAGCATTTGACACAAGAAAGTGACTATATAATGTGGAATGTGGTTTCAGGAGAAATAAAATTCGGGAaaggtcaaaaaaaaaaaaaaaaagatataccAACCATAGCCTTGGCTTTTCTGCGATAGCTAGCTgtgaatcaaattaattaaagcgCAACAACCAACAGGCCCTTAAGATGAGAGAGAAACCCAAACGTACGTGACGGATGAGAGCATTTCATTCAAAATGAATGCACTACAACAcagtcaatatttttctcaatttcatgaattacttaaattttaattaataagtcAAGTTAGTTTTTTTTAGATTTGttaaaattcataatttaatttattattttaatttgaattaaattttttaaagtaataaaaattaattagattaaataaTTTCACTTGTAAGATTTTGAAGAGAATTTGCTCAAGTAATCAGTTTAGTGAAGCGCAATAATGCCATAGTCATTGTTAATGAGGTGTTTTCTTCTTTTGAACCTCATCAATGTAAATATAATTAAAAGCGAGCgagatttttttttcctcttattCATGATTAAATTAGTAGAGGAAGGTGAGGGTACATGCCTTCAACACATCAATTATTTATTGATacgaaaatgaaaattaattaagtccAACCTACCAAAGATATATCgcatcaattattttttatttagtatatatatatatatatgtattaaagctaagctttgaaaaaaaaaactttataaaaGCGTACcacatatataaataaatattcttGAAAAATTATCATGTAACACCTCTTTTAGTATAGAGGGTGCCACATAAGTTAATAAGTATGCTTAAAAAATTACTATATGGCACTTcttttattatctttatttttaaatttatttgtaaaaGTTAGTTTACCATGTTAAATATTAGTTttatctaaatattttaaatctcaactattaaaatttaaaattgtatttggtatatttttttaagtattttaaaattttcttaaatttataacttcaaacattataaaattatattcaaCGTTTTATATGTtcctaaataaattatttaaaaaatatgaattactttatatatatatatatataattattcactaaaaattgtttaaaaatgtaaaaatataatataattataaaaatataaaattatattaaattatattataaaaaataaaatagtaaaTGTTTCGCACAACATGCATCAGCatcattataaaaaaataatcaattttACAACTAATTATATATTGCAATTTATTAAAATTGGTtgctattataaattaattttgcaattgattaatgatttcattttttttaagtaaaatagtccatttttaaaaaatttagcaaCTGGTTCAAGAATCAATTACTAAATCGATTATTATTAACAATCGATTTTATAATTGATTGCTAAAATAGATTATTATTAGCAACTAATTTATAAATGGTTGCTAAGTCTATTAGTAATTGTTATCAGAAAAACTTTGAACATGTAATTAGCAGAAaccgattttaaaattaattgctaTTAGCAACTAATTAAGAAATcgattgttaaaatttattactaaaaTCTATTACTAACAGCAATCAAGAATCGAttgcaaattttaaaaattgttttaatTGGCTTCAAAATTAGCCGCCGATTGCAAATCGGTTACTAAAATCGATTATTATTTGTAATCGATTCCTTATCAattgctaatagcaatcgatttttgTAACTAATTATAAATCAGTTGCCAcattttttcttataaaaatttttgctcaattttttttatttgcaaccaATTTGGGAATTAGCTAATAACAATTGATTTTTATAACCTATTTTCTTCCCCCAAAAAAATTCcccctaattttttttaatttataattaatttgtaaatcaaTTGCTGTTAACAATCGATTTTTGAAACCGATTAAAATTGATTATTAATAGTAATCAATTTTGCAATCGATTTTTTCCTTTCCAAAATTTCTCAACCATTTTTTGTAACCTATTAAAATTGGTTAACACATGCTCCCTCTATACAAAATCATGTATCGTATTCCTTAttaacatgaaaaaaaaaaaatttatgtctGAAAGAACATTAAAATCCGATATATTCTATAATATGCTTGTTATCATTACTAACATTTCACAATATTTGTGCAACTCAAGGATACGAAAATGACAATTAATTAAGTGCAATATGCTAAAGATATAATGCATCAATTATTTTTACTtagaatatattattatttaattctcaTACCTTATTATAATTAATGAGTCAATTTCCGTGATTTGTAGtttgaattaattaatatttaactgaatatttaattttatagattatttgaattttaatcattttaaattttctatgaaataaaatagattatgaattcatttcaattaaatGAGTTCAAAtcagataaaaattaaataattataaactcAATTCAAAACAAACAAAGCCTTTTAATCTTACATATGCGAGTCTTTCTCTCTAATGGCTACACTTCTTTTTCATTTGCTAGGTTCTTTTCCTCACATActtaatctttaatttttaaaatttttttacggTAATATTGTAGTATAATGTGGTCTACATCTAGTACTTCATTATTATTTAGTGGTGTTCTTAAAAAAATGAGCTGGCTCAAGAGAAAAGGAATGCCCAGGGACATATAAGGAGGCACATTATCCTATCACAAACCAATGTGAGATCTTAACACACCTATCTCGTGCCCAAGACCAAACACTCGAAGTGTTATGGGAGACCCAAACATTGGTTGGGGAGTCTCAAAAAccattaataatttaattgattttttttttatcaattttatatttagaatgaaataatttaattccttttaacttaaaaaatttttattttaaaaaaaataagtataattatataaaattttaattaaattccttTGATTTCAAATGAAATCAATACACTCTCAACTGTTTATAGGTATTTAGCTCGTTCCACTTGCTTATATTGAGTAAAAATACAAATGTAATGAACTCGTAAATTCCAAAAAATTTGCATGTCTTGTTAATTATATGACCCAACAGCCAACAATTGTTGCATGCCTAACAATTGTGTGACCCAACTACATCATAAAttttatgaataaataattataaatcttCATCTATATTTTTTCGACTTTGAAACctatttatattttatcaatTTCCAAGTCTCTTTAGGTTGCTAATCATCACCAATTTGCCATGGATAATGAGAAGGGAGAAATCAGTGTCGGAGGTAATGGCACGCAGAAGATAATGTCCGAAGACGAAGCTAGAGCTCTAAAAAAGTGTTGGGAGGAAAATAAAGGAGACCATAATAAATGAAGTCCAAGATTGATTGTTTCCATTCTTCCTCTTCTATTTCCCGTCCAAGAGAAATATTGCCACCTTTAAGGCTCAGGAGTGGTTTATTGACTGATATCTGAAGCAAGTAGTGGTaaccattttcattttttttttttaatgtttctaTTAATCTATGAAATGATGTTACTGATGATATCTGAAGCAAGTAGTAGTGGTTCTCTTTTATCTCTATgggtcagattttttttttttttaaatttttattttgaagtaTGACAAAATTGTTAAACTCAGCCTTTATAAAATCATATAGAGAACAAATTGCATATGTCACTGAATTAATATATGCGCATCACACATCTCCCAcctaaaaagaaaaattagaaatggaatattttaaaaaatgaattaggagtggaaaaattttatttctaatttggTATTAATGATGActataaaatgattttttttttctttttcaaaatagaaatgaaaaaaattcgtttctaattaggaaaaaaaataaaaataaaataattctgcTTTTAATGAGAGGAAGAAATTAGTCGGTTTCGAATTAGaggttaacttttttttttatttttaataataaggaaattttcaaacataaattatatttaaatatagatttttttttttttgtgtttctAAGTCAAGGCAAAAAAGAATAAATGTTATTCAGTATAAAATCATTTAGAAATAGaaaaagtaaattttaaataaaataataaactacaaataaaaattaattactacTAAAAAGTACTATAGAAATATTTTTACTGATaccttaaaaaataaatataaaaatattaaaaacaaactactataaaaaaaattactaataaaaaattatcattaatctattataataaaaaataaatcagtAAAtagtattattaataaattaataacaaaataatttaataatataaaattattattaaaaacaaattactaataaaaataaattaaccaaaaaattaccataaatataatataataaaaaattactaatgggactaaaatggaagaaagaattaaaaaaaaagaaaaagatatgaggaaaataaaaagaaacataaaagaaagaaaataaaaaaaatggaagaaagagtgaaatgagagaaaaatgaaatgaaaaaatatatattaataaaaaaagatgagaggaaaatgaaatgaaatataaaaagaataaaatgagagaaaaaaaaatgagcGGAAAAAGAAAGGAGAAGGTTTTTTATACTCGATTTAGAAATAGATTGCAAAACTcatttctaataaaaaaaatgcAGGACTTATCTCTacataaattaaaaatagaattttgAATCTAATTCTAAATTAAAGatagatttatatatttatttttaatttttttataaaaaagtaaaatatttttctcataatTTTTAAGATCTATGGTTTAAAAAAAGATATCAAAATCCATTTCTAAATTTAGTAGTTCATTTCTAAATTAAAAAAGGCATGCTATTTCTCTTCACAATTTTTAACCTTTACAGTTTATAAACTGATTCCAGTCCATTtctaaattttgaattttgtttttTTGAATTCCATAGTTTTGAAATGGAATCTGTGTCCATTTCTAATTTATAAACAAAATTTGGaatctatttttaaattttaaggtttttcttttttttttttaattccacaatttaaaatgtgaCTCCAAGTTTGTTTCTAATTTATGGATTTTTGAGTCTATATATTGTGGAGCCTCTTTCTAATgaaattcaatttcatttctaattagCTTCTAAATTTAGAAATGAATTTCAATCCATTACTATATTGTGGAGCTTGAGAAAAAAGCCCCACAATATAGAGATTTGGTGCGtaaattagaaatgaaattgttttcgttactaattttcatttttaaatttagagCCAATTTTTTACGCTAAAATTAGTGacaaatttttgttcatttttagtcCATCGCTTAATTTAATATGCaacttttaatttctattatGTTATAAACTCCTTTGCGAATTAGAAATAGGTGCAgttcttttttaattttcatcGCTATTTTGGCAAGTTCTTGCAGTTTTCCTTCTAAAGCCATAGCAGACAATTATAGGAGCATGATTTCAAGGGTTAAATTTTATATGTTGTCTTGCGCACTGTAACAGTACttgaaattcaatttttaacatatAAAACCTCTTAAACTTTAATTTAGTAAACAATAACCTCCTCCTTATGATCTATTATGATTGGTTTTTCAATTATCTTTTTGATGTGGCAGAAATTTTATGAAAAACCAAATTACTATTTTACCCTCAAATAAAAATCCTAACAATTGCAAGTTAGGGAGATTGAGAGAcatagagagagaaggagagggaGAGAGCTACAAAGAAAGTATTATTGAGACAGTGTTCCGGAAAGAGATACAAAGAAAGTATTAACAAAATTAAAGTTATATATAAGAAAACTACTTACAAATTTCCTTTTGAACATCTCTGTTAGAGATTTGGGGAGCTCAAAGCATTTTGGGAGAATCCTTCTTGATGGGTCTTATGAAAAAGCACACTCATAATCTTGATACCATATTCAACTCAAAACCTTAA encodes:
- the LOC110647682 gene encoding ankyrin repeat-containing protein At5g02620, whose protein sequence is MEVYTHIDDHLQKAAAEGNFKPFKDYRRTLPSLLTSNKNTILHIYLTSSDKRSTKFIKKVLRNCPSLLRDVNVHGDTPLHIAARYGHADVAEELIKWAKASMHNEIAIESGEGPREREIVAVRELLRMKNRNGETALHEAARNGKSLGVVKAILSNEDPLYSYSANNYGETPLYLAAQNGCEKIVLELLNRSNSQSLAYGGPNGKTALHVATMHRRYSKSSCISRRHCYPCMIDALLDKWSSLAKQTDDKGWTPLHYAVYKCRARAVQKLLDKDISTAYIADKDGKRTALHIAACRDFKDGVEMIISKCPGCCELTDIRGWNVLHYAVIGKSDEVLKALLQHSSLIYLLNGKDAKENTPVHLYNAYHSDSPSFIEGDSSMFFFWKKLHKEIQIAGYSSSKKNDNLEWMKDVGNGPIGEIQKEKRGKRTENKILQLEKVKDSHLVAAALIATVTFAAAFTLPGGYVSDEKDMGKAGTPILSKNSAFKAFMISDTIALVLSTCSVFIHLMLVIIGYQERYYWLIRFAFSFLFYAMVAMMVTFATGTYAVLTPSLAYVVCVIGLSFFFFLTYSITRVTWGFLRHIISDDSDDEDVEKEIFSWMIGGIWSRFLFFLPTLMWSPYLKLRRLFEKIRVSLKKKIIVPLEKKIIVPM